A portion of the Coturnix japonica isolate 7356 chromosome 4, Coturnix japonica 2.1, whole genome shotgun sequence genome contains these proteins:
- the MAB21L2 gene encoding protein mab-21-like 2, which translates to MIAAQAKLVYQLNKYYTERCQARKAAIAKTIREVCKVVSDVLKEVEVQEPRFISSLSEIDARYEGLEVISPTEFEVVLYLNQMGVFNFVDDGSLPGCAVLKLSDGRKRSMSLWVEFITASGYLSARKIRSRFQTLVAQAVDKCSYRDVVKMIADTSEVKLRIRERYVVQITPAFKCTGIWPRSAAQWPMPHIPWPGPNRVAEVKAEGFNLLSKECYSLTGKQSSAESDAWVLQFGEAENRLLMGGCRNKCLSVLKTLRDRHLELPGQPLNNYHMKTLLLYECEKHPRETDWDEACLGDRLNGILLQLISCLQCRRCPHYFLPNLDLFQGKPHSALESAAKQTWRLAREILTNPKSLDKL; encoded by the coding sequence ATGATCGCCGCCCAGGCCAAGCTGGTGTACCAGCTCAACAAGTACTACACGGAGCGCTGCCAGGCGCGCAAGGCGGCCATCGCCAAGACCATCCGCGAGGTGTGCAAGGTGGTGTCGGACGTGCTGAAGGAGGTGGAGGTGCAGGAGCCGCGCTTCATCAGCTCCCTGAGCGAGATCGACGCCCGCTACGAGGGGCTGGAAGTGATCTCGCCCACCGAGTTCGAGGTGGTGCTCTACCTCAACCAGATGGGCGTCTTCAACTTCGTGGACGACGGCTCCCTGCCGGGCTGCGCCGTGCTCAAGCTGAGCGACGGCCGCAAGCGCAGCATGTCGCTCTGGGTGGAGTTCATCACGGCCTCGGGCTACCTGTCGGCACGCAAGATCCGCTCCCGCTTCCAGACGCTGGTGGCCCAGGCCGTGGACAAGTGCAGCTACCGCGACGTGGTGAAGATGATCGCGGACACGAGCGAGGTGAAGCTGCGCATCCGCGAGCGCTACGTGGTGCAGATCACGCCCGCCTTCAAGTGCACGGGCATCTGGCCGCGCAGCGCGGCGCAGTGGCCCATGCCGCACATCCCCTGGCCCGGCCCCAACCGCGTGGCCGAGGTGAAGGCGGAAGGCTTCAACCTGCTCTCCAAGGAGTGCTACTCGCTGACGGGCAAGCAGAGCTCGGCCGAAAGCGACGCCTGGGTGCTGCAGTTCGGCGAGGCCGAGAACCGTCTGCTGATGGGCGGCTGCCGCAACAAGTGCCTCTCGGTGCTCAAGACGCTGCGGGACCGACACCTGGAGCTGCCCGGGCAGCCGCTCAACAACTACCACATGAAGACGCTGCTGCTGTACGAGTGCGAGAAGCACCCGCGAGAGACCGACTGGGACGAGGCGTGCCTGGGCGACCGCCTCAACggcatcctgctgcagctcatctcctgcctgcagtgccGCCGCTGCCCGCACTACTTCCTGCCCAACCTCGACCTCTTTCAGGGCAAGCCCCACTCGGCCCTGGAGAGCGCCGCCAAACAGACCTGGAGGCTGGCCCGGGAGATCCTCACCAATCCCAAAAGCCTCGACAAACTATAG